The following coding sequences are from one Nicotiana tomentosiformis chromosome 3, ASM39032v3, whole genome shotgun sequence window:
- the LOC138907473 gene encoding uncharacterized protein has product MAPKLEDPGAFTIPCTIGSANFAKALCDLGTSINLMPYSIFKTLGIGQPRPTSMRLQMADHTMKGPLGIIDDVFVRVDKFILPADFVILDCEVDYEVPIILGRPFLATGKALVDEEAGELTF; this is encoded by the coding sequence atggctcctaaattggaagatcccggcgctttcacaatcccttgcaccatTGGAAGCGCCAactttgccaaagctctttgtgatctaggaacgagtatcaacttgatgccctactcgattttcaaaacgttggggattgggcaaccaagacctactTCTATGAGGCTACAAATGGCGGATCATACTATGAAaggaccattgggtattattgatgatgtgtttgttcgagttgataagttcatcctcccggcggactttgtgattcttgattgtgaagtggactatgaggtgcctattattttgggtagacctttccttgctacggggaaggcacTTGTTGATGAGGAAGCCGGCGAGCTCACCTTctag
- the LOC138907472 gene encoding uncharacterized protein, with protein MSSLQTKGRSSNGIALTIIGMNRLFQICTNGVIRRYVPEEEQVEILEAFHSSPYDGHHGGARTEAKVLSCGFYWPTFYKDASDLVKHYDECQRAGGISKKYEMPLTTILEIDIFDVWGIDFMGPFISSCGNTYILVAVNYVSMWVEAVSLPNNEALSVVAFLKNNMFTRFGTPRQ; from the coding sequence atgagttctcttcaaaccaaaggaagaagctcaaacgggattgccttgactattattggtaTGAACCGTCTCTTTCAGATTTGTACCaatggtgtgattcgacgatATGTACCAGAGGAAGAACAagtggaaattcttgaggctttccactcttcaccatatgatggtcaccatggtggagcgagaacggaggcaaaagtgttgagttgtggattctattggcctacatTCTACAAGGACGCtagtgatctagtcaagcattatgatgaatgtcaaagggctggtgggatttctaagaaatatgagatgcccctcaccaccatcttggaaattgacatttttgatgtgtgggggattgatttcatgggaccgttcatAAGCTCCTGTGGGAACACATACATTTTGGTAGCTGTGAACTATGTGTCAATGTGGGTTGAGGCCGTTTCTcttcccaacaatgaagctctAAGTGtcgtggcatttttgaaaaataatatgtTTACAAGATTCGGCACTCCAAG